Within Microcebus murinus isolate Inina chromosome 8, M.murinus_Inina_mat1.0, whole genome shotgun sequence, the genomic segment AGCTGCTTCTGTTCCTGGCCTCCCAGGAGGATGGACCTGGGGGGAGGATGGGTCGCTGCCCTAAGCCTTGTCTCGCCTTCTTATTACAGCACGCGCAGAGATGCAGGTGGGGTAAGAACCGGCCTCGGCCCTGCCCAGCAGCTGCGCCTCCTTGGCTGGGGGGCTGGTGGCTATGTTCAGGCTGTGGTTCTGCTCGTGTGTCTGCCACTGGGGCACCAGCCTGGGTGTGCAGGGAGCTGGCTGGCCCCGGGAGCCTGGCTGCAGATGAGCCCTGGACCAGCCTTTGAGGGTCTCCTGTGACTGGCCAGCGGCAGCAGACACCGAGCACACAGAGCAGCTTGCTGTGTCCAGACATGTCCcccagggcagaggcagcagctggaGTTGGTGATGATGGCAGTTACCTTTCTGTGCCAGATGCCTGGGAGGCAGGCTCTGAACCCTGCTCCACGGGTCAAGAAGGTGGAGTCCAGGGGGGTGAGGTCAGTCTGCTGGGGTCCCAGAGTGTGATAGAACTAGGACAGGACCCAGCCCTCCCGGTTTGAAAGTCACTGGGTCTAGCCCCTCAACCTCCAGGACTGGCTGGGcagaagggggcaggagggggtggcGGTCAGGGCTGCGCTGAGGAGCAGCAGGGAGAggcgggggctggggtggggctccCACCTGCCTGCTCAGGGGGCCCTCTCCCCTCACTGGGGGGGGGTGCTTGCCAGGCTCGGCTGGCTCTGGGGAGTGAGCCCTGCTCTCTCAGGGGCCTGTCACTCCCCCTCCTGAGCTCAGGGCTGAGTCCCACAGACGCCACCCAGGTTGGGTGGGCCTGGTACCCAGGAGCCATGTGGCGGCCTCCCTGGCCGGATGCCGGCAGTGGTAGGACAGGGAGGTGCCTGCCTGTCAGTCCGTCTTGGGTATGCGGTGAGCAAGCAGGGCGGCGGTTTGTCCATTTCTCCGGGAGACAAGCGGCCTGTGAGCCCCAGAGCTCGGGGCTGCAAAATAGTGGGCACACTCAGGCCTTTTCTCTGCCCAGCCTCCAGGAGGCTGCAGACCCCTTTTCCCCTGGCCGTGACATGGGAGGCCTGGCTGGGTCACTTTTCCCTCCTGAAGGGTGGTCTTTGAGGTTGACGGGAGGCTGGCATGGCAGCCTCCCCTCACTTGGCACCAATGGGTCTTCCACCCCTGAGGGCCTCCTTGCCAGGggtcttgctttatttatttatttattatttagggacaaagtctcactctgtccgccgggctggagtgcagtggtataaatagtataaatagctcactgtaacctccaactcctgggctcaagcgatcctcccacctcagcctcccgagtagctgggactacaggtcctgCCATGACAccagccaatttttaaatttttttgtagagacgatctctgttgcccaggttggtctcaaactcctggcctcaagcgagtCTTCCTTACTgtgatcacaggcgtgagccactgcacctagtcTCCAGTGGTCTTTTCCGAAAAGGGGTCCAGGCTTAGGCAATCCCTGGGGAAGGTGACTGTGGTCCCTGCCTGCAAGCTGAGCCTGAGAACTGACCTGTCCAGGCCTGGAAGaggctgcaggggcagggcctggggaccaggtaaaattttattgtgaaaagattttaaattcacagaaaagttgcaaaaataatcgAATGAACTCCAGGAGACCCTTCACCTAGATTTCCTAATTACCAGCATTCTGAGTTAACAGAACCGAAACTTCCCTGGACGTGCCTTGGGAGGCACACTGGCACCGTCCAGGGGCTCGGACCCCACCAGCACTTCCCACCGTGGCCCACCTTAGCTTCACCTGAGCCTTGATTTTCTTGGCTCTGAAACGGGGATAAAAACAGTTTCCACACCAGAGTAGCCGGAGGCCACTGAGGGTGTGTTGTGACACCCCCTAAGCCTATTCTAAGGACCTGACTGAGGATGCGTGTCCCTGGATCACAGCGTGGCCTGACCCTGCTAAGTCGTCAGTCAGGCTGGAGAGGCCCAGAGCTTTACTGGGTTTCTGGGGCCTCCTGTCTGGTCATCTGGGAAGGACAGATGGGCCTGGGGGTGGTGGTGCTGTTAGTGGAGGCCAGGCCGTGTGGGGTGGGGTGCACAACTGTCCCTGGCTGGCtggtgggggcagagggcagggctgccACGCAGACCTCTCATCCTGCACTTCCTGCTTTCTGGGGTCCCTGGGTACCCTAAACCTTGCTAACTCCCACGTGGCCCAAAAAGGGCTCTTGCAGGAAAGGCTGCAcagggcctcagcctcccttacTGACCAcagacccccctccccaccttcgGCCCTGTCCTTCAGGAGGCAGCCATGTGCTGGCCCTATGTCCTGTGGGCTGCGCACTTGGTGGGGATGGCCCCAGGAGAAGCAGGGCTGCCTGTGCCCCTGGGCCCTGCTCCTCTCCTTTCCACTCAGCGTCCCCAGCCTCTTCCCCAGGGTGAAGGCTGACCTGTGTCCGCCCTGCGGTGGCAGGGGTCCCTCACAAATGTCACCTAGCTCAGGCCCACTCAGCCCCGCAGTTCAGATGGGGAGGCCGAGCCCCTGCTGAAGGGCTTGGGGCTTGGGGCCAAGTCCCCTGCCTCTGCGGCCAGCCCGGGGCTCCCGCAGCCTTTCTCAGAGGCCTGTTGGTCCCTTTACCCGCCTGCCCCCTCCGTGAAGCTGTGCTCGCATGGGCTGGGGCAGCCTGGCCAGTAGGGGGTCTGGGCAACAGCCCATTGGTGTCCTCCCGCCAAGTTAGATGACCTGGGGGGAATGACTTCCCGTGCCCTGTCGCCTGGGCCCCACCGCCTGTCCTTGGCTTTGCAGCCGAGGGCCCGCAGGAGCCCGTGCCCACGCTGTGGAACGAGCCCGCCGAGCTGCCGTCGGGAGAAGGCCCCTTGGAGAGCACCAGCCCGGGCCGGGAGCCCGCGGACACCGGCCCCCCGGCCTCCACGGCCGCGCCAGGCCCCGAGGACAGCACGGCGCGGGAGCGGCTGGACCAGGGCGGCGGtacgcggcgggcggcgggcggcgggcggcgggcggcggcgggcgggcgggagggcggCGGGCGGCCCCGGCTGACTCGTCTCGTCTTCCGTCCTCCGCAGGCTCGCTGGGGCCCGGCGCCATCGCGGCCATCGTGATCGCCGCCCTCCTGGCCACGTGCGTGGTGCTGGCGCTCGTGGTCGTCGCGCTGAGAAAGTTCTCTGCCTCCTGAAGCGAATAAAGGGGCCGCGCCCGGCCGCGGCGCGACTCAGCTGCACTTCCCGCGTGCGTGTGTCCGCGCGTGCGTGCGTCCGCGCGAGCGGGAGCGCGCCGTGCCAGGCGTGCCGGAGCCCGCGCGCGGGGGATGTGCGCGTGAGTGCGCGTCCGGTGCGCCACGGCCCGGGCTCCCGCGGGAGCGCGCGCTGGGCTGCCGGGGGCGGAGACGTGCGCGGCGCGCGCTCTTAGCAGGCCACGGCCGCGCGGCCCCTCCCGCGCCtcgcctgccccgccccctcccgctcTGAGGGGCGGCCGCGGgcggggaggtggaggagggcgGGTCCTCGGGGCTCCCAACCCGAGGCCGGGTTATCTGGGCCGGGGCGTCTTCTGACTGAGGGGGCCGCCCCGGCCCGCCTGCGAGCTCAGAACCAGGCCTGCAGCGCCAGGGCCCCGGGACCTCTGACCCCGGCGCGGGACGGCGAGGGTGACGCCGCGCTCTGTCCCCGCGCGGACGCCCCTTGCTGAGGGAAAGAACCAAACTCCTTTCTGAGCTCAGCTCACCTCACGGGGGTTGTGGGGGCCGCCCCGTCCACACCCCACCCCGGAAGCGTAACTTTGATAATTTGAGGTTAAAAGTCGTGACTGCCCTGCCTCGGGTGAGCGGGAAGCCGGAACTCCGGCCCCGTCCCACCCCGGGCCTGTGGAGCTGAGGCCGGGAGGAGGCCCTGTTAGGAATCCCGCAACCCCCCAGTCCCGGAGGTGAGGGTTTAATCCCCTGAAGACCCCTGTGAGCAGGGAACGCGGGCGGGGAAGcagttcctcctcctctgctttttTAAGCCAGAGTTCTgtgccctctcctctcccccagctCCCTGAGACACCTTTTCCCGCCATGACCAGTCTCCTCCAGTCTCCTCGCACGTGGGTGGGGGGCTCTGCCAACAGCTTTCCACTCCAAGCCCCCAAACACGTCACGGGTTGAGAGGTTGTGCTTATAAAGGAGTGTTATAAAACTGACCACTTTTCATAAACCGCTTATTTCTTTGCATATTAACCCTGAGTAGCCAAAGCCTTCCAAAGAGCAGGTGCCCCCACTCAGTAGGCTGGTTCCCACCGTAGGGAGCAAGGGCCAGGCCAGTGGCCACCCCAACTCCTTGTCGCAAGTCCCCATCCCACAGGGATTAGAAatgccccccccccgcctcccccactCCTGGGGGACTCAGGTGCAGGTGCTCCCCCCAGGTCGCAGCACAGAGGCCCCAAGGGCATGAGCCCCTCACTGGGACCAGGCGCCGCCCTCCACAGCTGAACCATCATGGCAGGTGTCCCCGTCCTTCCAGGGACTCATGGAAGCCCAAAGGGTCTGCGGTCTCAAGAACACCAGGAGCCGTGCTGTGGCCCCATGGGAAGATGCTACCAAGTCCCACCGGATCTCAAGCAAGGCCTGTTCTGGTGTGGGGGGAAGGGTGTCCTGGCAGAGAGCGTCCCAGGCACAGGGTGCCCTCAACACTCTGGGACAGCACCAGGGTGGAGCTGGCTGTGAGGGCCACCTGGGCCCGGGAGGAGCTGCAGCCTCTGGGTAACAGTCTACTACCAGAGGTGGGAAGAAATGCCCAAGGCCAGGATCCCAGCCCCATGCCTGCAGTCAGGTCCCCTGTGGGACCACCGCCCACTGACCCCTCAGTGCCTGTGTGGTCTTCCAAATCTGTGGTCACTTCCTCTGCAGCAGGAGGGCATCCCCAACTCCCTCAAACAGCCCCTTCTGTTTCTGGAGTCCTTCCACAGGTGGAGGCCGGAGTCTACTCCCATTGTGAGACCCAACCCTGCGCCCCATCCTTTGGGACATGCCTTCTGCACTGGCCTTGACTCCCTGCCCAGAACTAAACACCTCCTTCCTGTGTGCACCAGGGCAATAAAGAGTAGACCTTCATCtcctttattttatacatgatgCTTCTTTTAATGCAGCCAATGCAGTGATATTTGCTCTTCTCATAACCATAACCAATGTAAGATGCAGTGACCAATTCATTCCTTAAAACACCTAGGCTCCTTCAGGGGCCAGaagacatgagttacatccagcCCAAGGGGAGCCAGAGGTGGCGTGGGCCCTCAGCCAAGCTCTGGGGGCCTGCCGTGGGGCAGGGCCCAGCCGTGCAGCCAGAGGCCGGCCAAGGCATGGGAGGGGTGGACACAGGCGGCTGGGCTCTCAGTGCTGTGGATCGGAGACCAAGGGCCGCTCGTCAAGCTCTTTGAGGAGAGGGCGGCCCTCTGCGTGCCTGGTGGATGCTGACGGCTTCCAAGGTAGAGAAGGACACGTGCAGGGGATCAGGACAATCCTGTCTGCCTGCCCCCGCCAGGGACACCTTGGGTCTGGGGCCTCTCCCAGTCCCTGGAAAGGCCCTGGAGCCTGCCCACCCCCTTCCACCCCTCTAAGAGACAAGAGAGAGGTGGTGTAACACTGCTTAGAATACACTTTCTGCTCGTGCGCACGCACATCAGGAGACGTGGGCAGCCTTCGTCCAGTTTGCGAGTGAGGGGCCAAGACACACGAGCACTCACCGcgtgggcaggaggagggctggcCCCCGAGGCACATCCCACTGCCTGGGGAGGCGCTGACCTGTCCTTCCCCAGAGCCCTCCACCGGCCGTCGGGGTCGCTTGCCAGGCCCCACCCCCGCCTGCCCACAGCCCCCTGCCAGGTGGCGGCCCTGGCGGGGGTCATTGCCGGTTTCGGCTGCCCAGCTTCCTGCGGTCCTTGTTCTGGCTGCGCTGAGGGTCATCCATCTTGTGGACACGGAAACATTCCTTGAGATTCTGGGACCGGATCTTGGGGTTCAAGATCTCCTCAGTCATGGAGCTGGGGAACCAGCCTCTCTCCTGGTCGTGCAGACGCTCACCGAAGATCCACCCTgcgcagggaggggacaggggtcAGAGCTCCTGCAGAGGCCATCTGGGCCAGGGACGGGCCCCCTCCTGTATGGGGACACTCAGGGCTCCAGGCAGCTTCTCCCAAAGGTGCAGCTGCTCCGCACACCCTGCGGAGACGCTCTGGCTCTGCGCTAACCTCAGAAACCATTCCCCGTCCTCGGCAGCTCCAGGCTGCCCCAAAGGAGCCCAGGGGACACCAAGGGCCACCCTGTGAAGGTAGAGGCATTCaaggggccaggcaggggtggCGGCTGACCATGGTTACCCGGCCCGGACTGCACCGTCACCCCCTTGTTGGGAGCTCCTCCCAGAGTCTCAGCCTCCTGTGGTCAGCTGAACTGGCCGACACCAGGAGCCACCAAGTACCTTggctctctcttccctcccccagagGTCACCACGTCTTTGCTCAGGGCCTGGGGTCTGCGAGGGGGAAATAGGGGCACTGCGAAAAGTCCTCCCTCCGGTTCTGAGGGGAGGCGGCCAAGGCGCCGGGCACAGCATCCCAGGTGGGCGGCAGAGACGTGGCCGGGCGCTGGGCTCTACCTGCCCATCAGCCAGCTGTGGCGTCTGCCTCTCCACATAGGGCTGAGACCCCCCTCATCCTCGTCCCTCAGGCTGGGCAAGGCTCAGAGCAGGGTCCCCTGGGGGGCCATGGGGGCAGCGGTCGCCAAGCCTCACCGTCCTCGGTCTTGTCCAGGATGTTGAGGATGTCGGCGAGGTCCAGCGTGAGCTCGTCCGGCTGCTGGGCCACGTAGGGGTGCACACACTGGACCTGGGGGCAGTCTGACGGGCAGAGGTGGGGCATGTCCTCACCGCCACATCACCCGCCCTGCCCGCACCCAGGCAGGCCCCTAGGGGCGGCGCGGCCAGCTCGGGGCTGGGCCCTGCCTAAAATAGGAAAATGGACTCCCACAGCTACTGAAAAAGTTCATTCGAGGGAGAGGAGGGtttgtttctaaagaaaacattaaaatagttcTGGGGGAAAAACCGCACAGATAAAGGCATTAGCGGGCTGTGCGGTGGCTCTTAGTTTAGACTGCAGAAGGAACTTCTTGTACCTGGGGCGTGGCCCTGGGAGCGGCTTTGGGGCGGTCAGGACAAGGTGAGCAGATCAGGGTTGGCAGCTTCTCTGTAAGGGCTTGTGctcttttgcattttataagCTTTTCGGACAACTGGGAACCCCAAGAGAACAGTGGAGTCTGGGCCCCCGTACCTCCTGGTGTCCATGTGGTACCTGCCTCTCAGTACTTGGGGGTTTCCTCATTGGCCACCCAACGCCCACAGAGTTTGGGCCACGCCACTGCTGTTGGCTGGTGCTAAGCCCAGCTCCTTGGAGGCCCACGTGGGCCTCTCGGACCACAGTTTGGGAGAGTTCGCAGAGCACCTGAGGCTGGGGCTGAGCCCACCAGGCAGGACCGCGCCAGAGTGCCAAGGGTGCCCCGTCCCACTCGGTGACTTACCCAGCAGCCGGGACGTGAACGAAACGAACTTGGTTCTCCTGTTGGGGGCCAGTGACGTCATCCAGCGCTTCATCTCACTCCTGGCACAGGGAAGAGGACAGTGCCCCAACTGCAAAGCAACAGCACCCCCCAAGCCGTGGCCCCAGGCTTCCCAGCTGGTAGCCACTCAGCACCGTCCAGAGCATGGCTCGAGGCTACGCCAGGGACAGCTCAGCGGAGCC encodes:
- the SNORC gene encoding protein SNORC — protein: MASCLALHMALLLISGVLAPAVLTAEGPQEPVPTLWNEPAELPSGEGPLESTSPGREPADTGPPASTAAPGPEDSTARERLDQGGGSLGPGAIAAIVIAALLATCVVLALVVVALRKFSAS